One window from the genome of Chitinophagaceae bacterium encodes:
- a CDS encoding caspase family protein has product MKTIIIILCFIQYLHIHAQNTLNNPPPITLGISISPTDMDISIKKKLESILTQIATKNGITVSDKTYSFSFNADINIINKDITPTAPPMHSYSIEIYIRIIESSTGKKMVQETIKLKGIGETETKAMLSALKKMNTDTPIYKSFFENAIVQMQDIPENTETEKTYTYTESDVDIELPTTTEKKENAIAVVIGNTDYKKGTGKVKYAIHDARTFKKYLIHIFGFLEENIIYKENATLSDFYTLFGSPQNPSSGKLYKLVKENETEVFIFYAGHGAPKNKENYFIPVDADIKSPEVSGYSLSTFQKNISLIPAKYINIILDACFSGSNITEATEGISGFKTVPVSLEYSQNVSVFASSTGEQVSTWYDEKQHGLFTYYFLKGIQTKDADINKNGEISYQELKQYLTDPDKIPFKANILHNQEQTPSIQIYPTKMNDIFLTYKKNR; this is encoded by the coding sequence ATGAAAACAATAATCATCATTCTCTGCTTCATACAATACCTCCATATACATGCCCAAAATACTCTTAACAACCCACCCCCAATAACATTAGGAATATCCATATCTCCAACAGATATGGATATTTCCATTAAAAAAAAATTGGAAAGCATACTTACCCAAATAGCCACTAAAAATGGAATAACCGTAAGCGATAAAACATATTCTTTCTCTTTCAACGCCGATATAAATATTATCAATAAAGATATTACACCCACAGCCCCTCCTATGCATAGCTATAGTATAGAAATATATATACGTATAATAGAATCTTCCACAGGAAAAAAAATGGTGCAAGAAACCATAAAACTCAAAGGTATTGGAGAAACAGAAACAAAAGCAATGCTCTCCGCACTCAAAAAAATGAACACTGATACCCCTATTTACAAATCTTTTTTTGAAAACGCTATTGTCCAAATGCAAGACATCCCTGAAAACACAGAAACAGAAAAAACATATACCTACACCGAGTCAGATGTAGATATAGAACTCCCCACCACCACTGAAAAAAAAGAAAACGCAATAGCAGTAGTTATTGGAAATACGGACTATAAAAAAGGAACGGGAAAGGTAAAATATGCAATCCACGATGCACGCACTTTCAAAAAATATCTCATACACATATTTGGATTTTTGGAAGAAAATATTATTTATAAAGAAAACGCCACTCTCTCTGATTTTTACACTCTTTTTGGAAGTCCTCAAAACCCTTCCTCCGGAAAACTCTATAAATTAGTGAAAGAAAACGAAACAGAAGTATTTATTTTCTATGCAGGACACGGCGCCCCAAAAAATAAAGAAAATTATTTTATCCCCGTAGATGCCGATATCAAATCCCCCGAAGTAAGTGGATATTCTCTCTCTACATTTCAAAAAAATATATCTCTTATCCCCGCAAAATACATTAATATTATCCTCGATGCTTGTTTTTCTGGTTCTAATATAACCGAAGCAACAGAAGGAATCTCAGGATTTAAAACAGTTCCCGTTTCTTTAGAATATTCTCAAAATGTATCTGTATTTGCATCCTCTACGGGAGAACAAGTTTCTACATGGTATGATGAAAAACAACACGGACTCTTTACCTATTATTTTCTCAAAGGAATACAAACAAAAGATGCCGACATAAATAAAAACGGAGAAATCTCCTACCAAGAACTCAAACAATACCTCACAGACCCTGATAAGATACCTTTCAAAGCAAATATCCTTCATAACCAAGAACAAACCCCAAGTATCCAAATATATCCCACAAAAATGAACGATATTTTCCTTACCTATAAAAAAAATAGATAA